A part of Paenibacillus sp. IHBB 10380 genomic DNA contains:
- the tkt gene encoding transketolase: protein MTDKTEAINKDVNETIDNLSITTIRTLAIDAIEKANSGHPGMPMGSAPMGYQLFAKTMNHNPDHPTWINRDRFVLSAGHGSMLLYSLLHLSGYNLPMEELKQFRQWGSLTPGHPEYGHTAGVDATTGPLGQGIGMAVGMAMAEAQLGATYNKDNYNVVDHFTYAICGDGDLMEGISSEAASLAAHLKLGKLITLYDSNDISLDGKLNLSFSENVQQRFEAYGWQVLRVEDGNDLPAIEKAIAEAQADPDRPTLIEVKTVIGYGSPNKQGKGGHGGTHGSPLGAEEAKLTKDFYKWVYEEDFYVPQEVREHFAKVKEHGIAVNKAWDEQFTKYKQAHPELAAQFEQAVAGELPQGWDTDLPKYGVEDKAVSTRVASGNALNGLVGRVPQLLGGSADLESSTMTHLNGLSSFTSESYEGRNVYYGVREFGMAAAMNGIALHQGLKIFGGTFFVFTDYLRPAIRLAAIMGLPVTYVLTHDSIAVGEDGPTHEPIEQLASLRIIPGLTVIRPADANETSAAWAYTVENKSNPVALVLTRQNLPILAASVEGAREGIKHGAYVVADAKNGKPVAQIIATGSEVQLAVKAQEALANEGIEVRVISMPSWDLFEKQDKAYKDSVILPEVKARLAIEMAYPLGWEKYVGDQGDILGISTFGASAPGDRVIKEYGFTVENVVSRVKALL from the coding sequence ATGACTGATAAGACTGAAGCTATTAACAAAGATGTGAACGAAACAATCGATAATTTATCTATTACAACGATCCGTACCTTGGCAATTGATGCCATCGAGAAAGCAAATTCCGGACATCCGGGTATGCCAATGGGATCCGCTCCTATGGGTTACCAATTGTTTGCTAAGACGATGAACCATAATCCTGACCATCCTACATGGATCAACCGTGACCGTTTTGTGCTATCTGCTGGACATGGCTCAATGTTGCTATACAGCTTGTTACACTTGAGTGGATATAATCTTCCGATGGAAGAATTGAAACAGTTCCGTCAATGGGGAAGCTTGACACCAGGTCATCCTGAATACGGCCACACAGCTGGTGTTGATGCAACAACAGGTCCACTTGGACAAGGTATTGGTATGGCTGTAGGTATGGCTATGGCTGAAGCTCAGCTTGGGGCAACTTACAATAAAGATAACTATAACGTAGTGGATCACTTTACTTATGCCATTTGTGGTGATGGAGATTTGATGGAGGGTATTTCTAGCGAAGCCGCATCTCTAGCTGCACATCTTAAACTAGGTAAACTGATCACGCTGTATGATTCCAATGATATTTCTTTGGATGGTAAATTGAATTTGTCATTCTCTGAGAATGTTCAGCAACGTTTTGAAGCTTACGGCTGGCAAGTACTTCGCGTAGAAGACGGTAACGATCTTCCAGCGATTGAAAAGGCGATTGCTGAAGCACAAGCGGATCCTGACCGTCCTACATTGATCGAAGTGAAGACTGTGATCGGTTACGGAAGTCCGAACAAACAAGGTAAAGGCGGACACGGTGGTACTCATGGTTCTCCATTAGGTGCTGAAGAAGCTAAATTGACGAAGGATTTCTACAAATGGGTATATGAAGAAGATTTTTATGTACCTCAAGAAGTACGTGAGCATTTCGCTAAAGTGAAAGAGCATGGCATTGCTGTTAATAAAGCGTGGGATGAGCAGTTCACGAAGTACAAACAAGCGCATCCTGAACTTGCAGCTCAATTCGAACAAGCTGTTGCAGGCGAGTTACCACAAGGTTGGGATACAGATCTTCCTAAGTATGGAGTGGAAGATAAAGCAGTATCTACTCGTGTAGCTTCTGGTAATGCTTTGAATGGTCTAGTTGGTCGTGTACCACAACTTCTAGGTGGATCTGCTGACTTGGAGAGCTCAACGATGACTCACCTGAACGGTCTTTCTTCATTTACATCGGAGAGCTATGAAGGACGCAATGTATACTACGGTGTACGTGAATTCGGTATGGCTGCAGCAATGAACGGGATTGCACTTCATCAAGGACTCAAAATTTTCGGGGGTACATTCTTCGTATTCACAGACTATTTACGTCCAGCAATTCGTCTAGCGGCTATTATGGGTCTTCCTGTGACTTATGTATTGACACATGATAGTATCGCTGTTGGTGAAGATGGTCCAACGCATGAACCTATCGAACAATTGGCTTCATTACGTATTATCCCAGGTCTTACGGTTATTCGCCCTGCGGATGCGAATGAGACTTCAGCAGCATGGGCTTATACGGTTGAGAACAAATCTAATCCAGTAGCCCTAGTATTGACTCGTCAGAATCTACCGATTCTTGCAGCTTCTGTTGAAGGTGCTCGCGAAGGAATCAAGCATGGCGCTTATGTAGTAGCAGATGCTAAGAATGGCAAGCCTGTTGCTCAAATTATTGCTACAGGTTCTGAAGTACAATTGGCAGTTAAAGCTCAGGAAGCTTTGGCTAATGAAGGTATTGAAGTGCGTGTCATTAGTATGCCAAGTTGGGACTTGTTCGAGAAACAAGATAAAGCTTATAAAGATTCCGTTATCCTACCAGAAGTTAAAGCCCGTCTTGCAATAGAAATGGCTTATCCTCTAGGTTGGGAGAAATATGTCGGTGATCAAGGTGATATTCTAGGCATTTCCACTTTCGGAGCATCCGCACCAGGTGATCGTGTCATTAAAGAATACGGCTTTACGGTAGAGAATGTAGTTAGCCGCGTTAAGGCGTTGCTATAA
- a CDS encoding flavin reductase family protein, producing MDNSTNISRFKEVMGNYPTGVTVITTVDEHGVPLGLTVNSFASVSLDPLLVLWSIDKRVSTYQTFIKTDKFAVHVLSADQGDICSLFASRDTDRFGNCEWKLSEHNLPIISGASGVMQCKTFKTIEAGDHIILIGEVVDIVSENKEPLLYHKRKFGKIPDAFYI from the coding sequence ATGGATAACAGTACGAATATATCACGATTCAAAGAAGTCATGGGGAATTACCCTACCGGAGTGACCGTCATAACAACAGTTGATGAACATGGAGTTCCTCTGGGACTTACAGTTAATTCATTTGCATCCGTATCTTTAGATCCCTTACTTGTCTTATGGTCAATAGACAAAAGAGTTTCAACCTATCAGACTTTTATAAAAACTGATAAATTCGCTGTACATGTTCTATCTGCTGATCAGGGCGATATATGTTCCTTATTTGCAAGTAGAGATACTGACCGATTTGGAAATTGTGAATGGAAGCTATCCGAGCACAATCTTCCGATTATTTCAGGAGCTTCTGGAGTAATGCAATGTAAAACTTTTAAAACAATTGAAGCTGGAGACCATATTATTTTGATAGGTGAAGTAGTAGATATTGTTAGTGAAAACAAAGAACCACTCTTATATCATAAAAGGAAATTCGGAAAAATTCCTGATGCGTTTTATATTTAG
- a CDS encoding MMPL family transporter, whose amino-acid sequence MGYRMLAKLSLRFPTWIIVLWTAFFVIFGTYATKLPAVLKDHGLVTKGSFTHVQKVLSSDFGIPDEPIMLVFEKETSVTTQQFHQHIGNILLRMRSIEGLSSLVSPLEREGMFHENVAYALLGFRQHAYQIGPVLEQIRQQLPTSSHISVGVTGKSVIQYDVNLASRQGLEIAELIGLPIAFVILLFAFRGVLFALLPLIVGIIGVIGTLGIMTLVGTMMELSNFVLSVIPMVGLALSIDFALMIISRFQEELPGQSVEQTLITSMSTAGRAVVFSAACVILGLLAIQFIHIPIFTTVALGAMVVLIISLLLNLTLLPALLGIVAPFILNKRIVSKSIVTKRQNSKSLLTPGFWERWSLTIMKKPVLSVLVASMVLLSCLLPLRHMIINIPDASSLPRGYESRTTMELYNDHFTSTSSSEVVVIAEGNNPTFTVQDWLHAYHWVKRLKQDPEVIRIESVFDRFPLLTEGQLLQLIQNPPFMSKIKPKLQSVLSANKMLLRLTIQGAAGSKETGEWLRNLEAEGAAAELPLIVGGEAKYQQEVFDEISSHIGSILLFIAVTNFIVLCIAFRSILIPLKAIVMNLLSLGASFGILVFIFEKGRLGLEASPIAVMIPVFVFGLVFGISMDYGVFLLSRMSEVYERTGDHVVAVTSGLSSTGRMITSAAAIMIAVTLPFAFADVVGVKQLGIGIAAAIFIDATIIRLILVPSLMTLLGRMNWWMPFQRKYKR is encoded by the coding sequence ATGGGATACCGTATGCTTGCTAAGCTTTCACTTCGGTTCCCGACATGGATTATTGTGTTGTGGACAGCATTTTTTGTCATCTTTGGTACGTATGCTACCAAGTTACCAGCGGTGCTCAAAGATCACGGGTTAGTGACTAAAGGTAGCTTTACACATGTTCAGAAAGTATTATCCTCAGATTTCGGAATACCTGATGAACCCATTATGCTTGTCTTTGAGAAAGAAACATCGGTAACAACTCAGCAGTTTCATCAGCATATTGGGAACATCCTGTTGAGAATGCGCTCCATCGAGGGTCTATCTTCACTAGTATCTCCGCTTGAAAGGGAAGGGATGTTTCACGAAAATGTGGCCTATGCTTTGCTTGGCTTTCGTCAGCACGCCTATCAGATAGGACCTGTATTGGAACAGATTAGACAGCAACTTCCTACATCCTCGCATATTTCAGTGGGGGTGACGGGGAAATCCGTTATTCAATACGATGTGAATCTAGCAAGTCGCCAAGGATTGGAGATAGCGGAGCTTATCGGGTTACCTATAGCCTTTGTTATATTGTTATTTGCGTTTAGAGGTGTCCTCTTTGCATTACTTCCACTTATCGTAGGAATTATTGGGGTAATAGGGACGCTTGGAATCATGACTTTGGTGGGTACGATGATGGAACTATCCAATTTTGTATTAAGTGTGATCCCTATGGTGGGATTAGCACTGAGTATTGATTTTGCACTTATGATCATCAGTCGATTTCAGGAGGAACTCCCCGGACAGAGTGTAGAACAGACGTTAATAACATCGATGAGCACAGCGGGAAGAGCCGTGGTATTCTCGGCAGCTTGTGTTATTCTGGGTCTGTTGGCTATTCAGTTTATTCATATCCCTATCTTCACAACCGTCGCATTAGGTGCAATGGTTGTTCTTATCATATCGCTCCTACTGAATTTAACCTTACTTCCAGCTCTATTAGGTATCGTAGCTCCATTTATATTAAATAAAAGAATAGTAAGTAAAAGTATAGTTACTAAAAGGCAGAATTCCAAGAGTCTCTTAACCCCAGGCTTCTGGGAACGTTGGTCACTCACTATCATGAAAAAACCTGTCCTATCGGTACTGGTTGCATCCATGGTGTTACTTAGCTGTCTCTTGCCATTACGTCATATGATCATAAACATACCGGATGCCTCCTCCCTCCCTAGGGGATATGAGTCACGTACAACCATGGAACTCTACAATGATCACTTTACCTCGACATCCAGCTCAGAAGTTGTTGTGATTGCGGAAGGGAATAATCCCACATTTACAGTACAAGATTGGCTCCATGCCTATCATTGGGTGAAACGTCTGAAACAAGATCCAGAAGTGATCAGGATTGAATCTGTTTTTGATCGCTTTCCATTGTTAACAGAGGGACAATTACTTCAGTTGATTCAGAATCCTCCTTTTATGAGTAAAATCAAACCCAAATTACAATCTGTACTAAGCGCTAATAAGATGCTCTTACGGTTGACTATACAAGGTGCCGCCGGCTCCAAGGAAACAGGGGAGTGGTTGCGGAATTTAGAAGCAGAAGGTGCTGCTGCGGAACTTCCATTGATTGTTGGGGGAGAGGCGAAATATCAGCAGGAAGTATTTGATGAAATTTCGAGTCATATCGGTTCTATTCTATTATTTATCGCAGTGACGAACTTTATTGTTCTGTGCATTGCGTTCCGGTCCATTCTTATTCCACTCAAAGCGATTGTGATGAATCTATTAAGTCTAGGTGCTTCGTTCGGTATTCTGGTCTTTATCTTTGAGAAGGGAAGACTTGGATTAGAGGCTAGTCCTATAGCCGTTATGATTCCTGTCTTTGTATTTGGTCTGGTATTTGGAATTAGTATGGACTATGGTGTGTTTCTTCTATCTCGAATGTCTGAAGTGTACGAACGAACCGGGGATCACGTTGTAGCCGTCACGTCAGGATTATCTTCAACGGGTCGGATGATCACTTCAGCGGCAGCGATTATGATAGCTGTAACTTTACCATTCGCCTTCGCTGATGTCGTAGGGGTGAAGCAACTCGGAATCGGAATTGCAGCAGCCATATTCATTGATGCCACAATCATTCGATTGATCCTTGTTCCTTCATTAATGACACTTCTCGGGCGAATGAATTGGTGGATGCCATTTCAAAGAAAATACAAACGATAG
- a CDS encoding alpha/beta hydrolase: MISFSDRFIRAALSVIGFPLSLFQTMSSTYQGYQYRPSGQMIKLNQQKWHVNVSGQGSPTIILESGMGGCSLDWCHVQPELAKIATVIAYDRSGFGWSNPSLSEPTCQQYVDDLRLLLTKLDRKPPFLLVGHSYGGMIMRLFAATYPEEVMGLVLVDSTHENRYLSDQTHPVRRKQREKHLKIYRLGYLLSPIAIPRLLRMHIGSKRLPPDILKKARALGYRTTAYKSLYSELLHTGESSIQLQQAQPLRKDLAVIVLSAGKQHDEWKRGQEDLLQLTELTIQIVVDDSWHSIQIHRPDVVIDSVKRLLNMS; the protein is encoded by the coding sequence ATGATATCTTTCTCAGATCGATTTATTCGTGCAGCTCTGTCGGTAATAGGCTTTCCTTTGTCCTTGTTTCAGACAATGTCCTCTACATATCAGGGTTACCAATATAGACCTAGTGGACAAATGATTAAGCTTAATCAACAAAAATGGCATGTAAACGTATCCGGTCAAGGCTCGCCGACTATTATTTTGGAGTCAGGAATGGGCGGCTGCTCATTAGATTGGTGTCACGTCCAACCCGAACTAGCAAAGATAGCGACCGTTATCGCTTATGACCGCTCAGGTTTTGGCTGGAGCAACCCATCTCTTTCAGAACCAACCTGCCAACAATATGTGGACGATCTTCGTTTGTTATTGACTAAACTGGACCGAAAGCCACCGTTCTTACTTGTTGGACATTCATACGGTGGAATGATCATGAGATTATTTGCCGCCACATATCCGGAGGAAGTCATGGGTCTAGTGCTGGTGGATTCCACGCATGAGAACAGATACTTATCTGATCAGACCCATCCAGTTAGAAGGAAGCAACGGGAGAAGCATTTGAAAATATACAGACTTGGTTATTTATTGTCTCCGATAGCTATACCTCGACTGTTGAGAATGCATATTGGCTCCAAGCGATTACCTCCCGATATTCTAAAAAAGGCTCGCGCTTTGGGTTATCGAACAACTGCTTATAAGTCCTTATATTCGGAACTGCTGCATACGGGAGAAAGTAGCATCCAATTACAACAAGCACAACCCTTGAGAAAAGACTTAGCTGTCATTGTATTAAGTGCTGGGAAACAGCATGATGAATGGAAAAGAGGTCAAGAGGATCTACTGCAACTTACTGAATTAACCATACAAATTGTAGTAGATGATAGCTGGCATTCTATTCAAATACATAGACCTGATGTGGTCATAGACTCCGTGAAACGTTTATTGAACATGAGCTAG
- a CDS encoding AAA family ATPase: MSFLKRITLDWESLSHENEHQFPFQIPALRSLSTLNFERNVTFLTGENGSGKSTLLESIGLRCGFSIIGGKDLVIQKEKDNGSLASIMKLSWMPKVNSGVYFRAETFDTFANYIDELANDPFIGKSAYGPYGGKSLNERSHGQAFLTFFSNRLDKKGLYLLDEPESALSPQNQLTFMRLIWEMEQSGQAQFIIATHSPMLMAYPHAEILHFSESSIDPIEYEETEHYSLTRDFLNHRERYFDMLFSDDE; the protein is encoded by the coding sequence ATGTCTTTTCTAAAGAGGATAACCCTAGATTGGGAAAGCTTGTCCCATGAGAATGAGCATCAATTTCCATTTCAAATACCTGCGCTACGCAGCTTAAGTACCTTGAATTTTGAGCGTAACGTGACCTTTCTAACCGGAGAGAATGGATCAGGTAAATCCACATTATTGGAATCAATCGGTCTCCGTTGTGGTTTCAGTATTATTGGGGGAAAAGATCTGGTCATCCAAAAGGAGAAGGATAACGGATCACTTGCTTCTATAATGAAGTTAAGCTGGATGCCTAAAGTAAACAGTGGGGTTTATTTCCGAGCAGAAACGTTCGACACGTTTGCGAATTATATTGATGAGTTAGCTAATGACCCCTTTATTGGTAAGTCTGCCTATGGCCCATATGGTGGGAAATCTCTGAACGAACGCTCGCATGGACAAGCCTTTCTAACCTTTTTTAGCAATCGATTAGATAAGAAAGGGTTGTATCTGTTGGATGAACCAGAGTCGGCATTATCTCCGCAGAATCAGCTAACCTTTATGAGGTTGATTTGGGAAATGGAGCAGAGTGGACAAGCTCAATTTATTATTGCGACGCATTCTCCGATGCTTATGGCATACCCCCATGCTGAAATATTACATTTCTCAGAATCATCTATTGATCCTATAGAATACGAAGAGACAGAACATTATAGCTTGACCCGAGATTTCTTGAATCATCGTGAACGGTATTTCGACATGTTGTTCTCGGATGACGAGTGA